In the Verrucomicrobiota bacterium genome, one interval contains:
- a CDS encoding immunoglobulin domain-containing protein, with translation MNTNCASQLIAMGQFSAPRFFLLLACVYIFSGSNRAIANSPITAWGYNYYGQTNVPAGLTNVVTIAAGDSHNLVLLANGTLVAWGNNANGRTNVPAGLSNVIAIAAGSAHNLALKADGTVTAWGLNTSGQTNVPAGLTNVVAVAGGISHSLALKNDGTIVAWGTNNYGQMNVPLGLSGVVALAAGPANHCLALKGDGTIVAWGFNNYSQATVPAGLSNVVAISVGNSNSLALKTDGSVVAWGYNNYGQGSVPGGISNVVAIAAGNNHNVVLKTDGSVVAWGYNAYKQSAVPVGVSNVVAVVGGGNHTLALAGNGPPFIAAFSGSMSNLTLASTMTAFLCAQATGALPLSYQWNFNGTNIPGATNAVLVLTDLHLEQSGSYSITVSNAFGTTNSATTLLRVSPVGFTAQPNPQAVLVGNGATFSVTPQGRAPFSYQWLFNGTNLSGATNAVLTLTNVQKSQTGTYSVMVSTAEGMVISSNVTLTVLVYTFTTMAGLNGPVGTNDGFRSAARFGTPHGMALDGNGNVYVSDLNHTIRKITPDGWVTTIAGAPGSSGTNDGPVATARFNSPWDLMVDSGGTVYVADTLNNTIRKITTDGMVSTYAGVPAKSGSSDGAIGMALFYGPDSIVLDRATNMYVADFYNSTIRKITPGGIVSTLAGSPGATGTIDGLGGAARFTRPAGIGIDKAGNIFVADEYSSRMRKVTPTGMVSTFAGNTSTGTNDGQGAAARFNFPHSAAVDSAGNVYVGDALNYTVRVVTPDAIVTTVAGLAGTSGSADGTGCNARFKTIGRIVVDTMGNLYLTDEGNRSIRKGVPFAVNPWPQSQGVPSGQNVTLNVGASGDGPFAFQWTFNDVPLPGQTNANLDLGPVTRTNAGVYSVLVTNALGNWCCVNATVRALLPPVLQPPKFSASQPLHLVFQDTDGGVPSDLSLIQLLWRTNLPSGVDTNWQSFSSGFYLTNGSVMFDDTNTASQPPRFYRLLYR, from the coding sequence ATGAATACTAATTGCGCCAGCCAGTTGATTGCGATGGGCCAGTTTAGCGCGCCTCGTTTTTTTCTTCTCCTGGCATGTGTCTATATTTTTTCAGGAAGCAACCGGGCTATTGCAAACAGCCCCATCACAGCTTGGGGTTACAACTATTATGGCCAAACGAATGTGCCCGCCGGATTAACGAACGTCGTGACGATCGCGGCCGGAGACTCCCATAACTTGGTCTTACTGGCTAATGGCACATTGGTGGCGTGGGGAAATAATGCCAATGGGAGAACCAACGTTCCGGCCGGATTGTCTAATGTAATAGCCATTGCCGCTGGCAGTGCTCATAACTTGGCCTTGAAGGCCGATGGCACGGTGACTGCTTGGGGATTAAACACCTCTGGCCAGACCAATGTTCCGGCGGGATTGACTAATGTGGTGGCCGTTGCGGGGGGCATAAGCCACAGTCTGGCGCTGAAAAACGACGGCACCATCGTTGCATGGGGCACCAATAATTACGGCCAGATGAATGTGCCGCTGGGATTGTCAGGCGTGGTCGCCTTGGCGGCCGGCCCAGCCAATCACTGTCTGGCGCTGAAGGGCGATGGCACCATCGTGGCGTGGGGGTTCAACAATTACAGCCAAGCCACGGTCCCTGCGGGTTTGAGCAATGTGGTCGCAATATCCGTAGGGAATAGTAATAGCTTGGCGTTGAAAACTGACGGATCCGTAGTTGCCTGGGGCTACAATAATTATGGCCAAGGTAGCGTGCCTGGGGGCATTTCTAACGTGGTGGCCATTGCGGCGGGTAACAACCATAATGTAGTCCTGAAAACCGATGGCTCAGTGGTAGCGTGGGGTTACAATGCCTACAAACAGTCCGCTGTGCCTGTGGGTGTCAGCAACGTGGTGGCGGTGGTTGGCGGCGGCAATCACACCCTGGCGCTGGCGGGAAATGGTCCCCCCTTCATTGCCGCTTTCAGCGGCTCGATGTCCAACCTGACATTGGCCAGCACTATGACGGCCTTCCTCTGCGCTCAAGCTACCGGTGCTTTACCGCTCAGTTACCAGTGGAACTTCAATGGCACAAATATTCCCGGAGCGACCAATGCAGTATTGGTATTAACCGATCTTCATCTGGAGCAATCCGGCTCGTACTCAATTACCGTCAGCAATGCCTTTGGAACGACGAACAGTGCCACCACCCTGCTTCGAGTAAGTCCTGTTGGATTTACCGCCCAGCCAAATCCCCAAGCTGTGCTGGTTGGAAACGGAGCCACTTTTAGCGTCACCCCACAGGGACGCGCTCCATTCAGTTACCAGTGGCTGTTCAATGGCACGAATTTGTCGGGCGCTACGAATGCTGTGCTGACGCTAACTAATGTACAAAAGTCCCAGACCGGAACGTACTCGGTTATGGTGAGCACCGCTGAAGGCATGGTCATTAGTTCGAATGTCACCTTGACCGTTCTGGTTTACACCTTCACCACAATGGCCGGATTGAACGGTCCGGTCGGAACCAATGATGGTTTCCGCAGTGCAGCCAGGTTTGGGACTCCGCATGGGATGGCCTTGGATGGCAACGGCAACGTTTACGTATCCGATCTTAATCATACGATCCGGAAGATCACTCCAGACGGATGGGTCACCACCATTGCCGGTGCGCCGGGAAGTAGCGGAACCAATGACGGGCCAGTAGCCACCGCCCGGTTCAACAGTCCGTGGGACTTGATGGTGGATAGCGGTGGCACTGTGTATGTGGCTGACACCCTCAATAACACGATTCGGAAGATTACGACGGATGGAATGGTGAGTACCTATGCCGGTGTGCCAGCCAAGAGTGGGTCCAGTGATGGGGCAATTGGCATGGCGCTCTTCTACGGTCCAGATTCCATCGTGTTGGATCGTGCTACGAATATGTATGTCGCCGACTTTTACAATAGCACAATTCGGAAAATTACACCTGGTGGAATCGTGAGCACCCTGGCCGGTTCACCCGGAGCTACTGGTACGATTGATGGGCTTGGCGGTGCCGCGCGATTTACCAGGCCTGCGGGCATAGGAATTGATAAAGCGGGGAATATATTCGTGGCGGATGAATATAGTTCTCGGATGCGAAAAGTTACACCCACTGGAATGGTTAGTACTTTCGCAGGAAATACTTCCACGGGGACAAATGATGGACAGGGTGCTGCCGCGAGGTTCAACTTTCCGCACAGTGCCGCAGTGGATTCGGCTGGTAACGTGTACGTGGGAGACGCTTTAAACTACACGGTTCGAGTTGTTACTCCTGACGCCATAGTAACGACAGTGGCCGGGTTGGCTGGAACTTCTGGCAGTGCAGATGGAACGGGTTGCAACGCCCGGTTCAAAACGATTGGCAGAATTGTGGTAGATACCATGGGCAATCTCTATTTGACCGACGAAGGCAATCGTAGTATCCGCAAAGGTGTCCCCTTCGCCGTCAATCCATGGCCGCAGAGTCAGGGTGTGCCATCCGGGCAAAATGTCACCCTGAATGTGGGTGCTTCTGGCGATGGCCCATTTGCCTTCCAGTGGACCTTCAACGACGTGCCGCTGCCAGGACAAACGAATGCCAACCTCGATCTCGGGCCAGTGACACGGACCAATGCCGGCGTTTATTCCGTGCTGGTGACCAATGCTTTGGGAAACTGGTGCTGTGTTAATGCCACCGTCCGTGCATTGCTTCCGCCCGTGTTGCAGCCGCCAAAATTCAGTGCCAGCCAACCCCTCCACTTGGTGTTTCAGGATACCGATGGCGGTGTACCCTCCGACTTGAGTTTGATTCAGTTACTATGGCGTACCAATCTGCCAAGTGGTGTGGACACCAATTGGCAATCATTTAGTTCGGGGTTTTACCTCACCAATGGCAGCGTCATGTTCGACGACACCAACACCGCCAGCCAACCGCCCCGGTTCTACCGCCTGCTATACCGATGA
- a CDS encoding sigma factor produces the protein MTDLEKRRDYFATTRWTVVLTAARTDTTRARKALAELCQVYWYPLYAYARRRGHSVHDAEDLTQGFFAHLLQQDFLAGLSQEKGRFRAFLLASMNHYMADEWDRVSAQKREAKKTLSLEAETAEHRYQTELAEQWTPERVFERQWAMILLETTVQRLAREYETAGRGALFTEIQFAILGERSAVPYTELAARLNLSHEAVRVAVHRLRQRYRRILREEIAHTVTGETDILEELNYLRQVLAS, from the coding sequence ATGACCGACCTTGAAAAACGCCGGGATTATTTTGCCACCACCCGCTGGACGGTGGTGCTCACGGCGGCACGCACGGATACGACGCGCGCCCGCAAGGCGCTTGCCGAGCTGTGCCAGGTTTATTGGTATCCCCTCTACGCCTATGCCCGACGGCGCGGCCATTCCGTGCATGACGCGGAGGATTTGACCCAGGGATTCTTTGCTCACTTGCTACAGCAGGATTTTCTCGCCGGGCTCAGCCAGGAAAAGGGCCGATTCCGCGCCTTCCTGCTGGCATCCATGAATCATTATATGGCCGACGAATGGGACCGGGTTTCCGCCCAAAAGCGTGAGGCGAAGAAAACCCTCTCCCTGGAGGCGGAGACGGCGGAGCACCGTTACCAGACTGAGCTGGCGGAGCAATGGACCCCGGAGCGCGTGTTCGAACGGCAATGGGCCATGATCCTGTTGGAAACGACCGTCCAACGACTTGCCCGGGAATATGAAACCGCTGGCCGGGGCGCGCTGTTCACCGAAATTCAATTTGCCATTTTGGGCGAGCGCAGCGCGGTGCCCTATACAGAATTGGCCGCGCGGTTGAACCTGAGCCATGAGGCGGTGCGGGTGGCGGTGCATCGGCTACGCCAGCGCTACCGGAGAATCCTGCGCGAGGAAATCGCCCACACGGTGACCGGTGAAACCGATATTCTCGAGGAACTCAACTATTTGCGCCAGGTGCTCGCATCTTGA
- a CDS encoding serine/threonine-protein kinase, which translates to MNAEKSCPHCGKSVSASALRGLCPDCLLQAALPTGDTGDLEADAAPSFEPPSPQELGQKFPLLEIVELLGRGGMGAVYKARQKHLDRVVALKILPPKVGQEPAFAARFEREARALAKLTHPNIVTLYEFGQAEGLYYFLMEYVDGVNLSQLLQAGRLAPKAALAIVPHICEALQYAHDQGIVHRDIKPGNILLGKNGQVKIADFGVAKLMGADPLTPPLAPIGGAGGRRTGEGEPPMLTDAGKIIGTPHYMAPEQTNNPQEVDHRADIYSLGVVFYQMLTGELPGKTIEPPSKKVHMDVRLDEVVLRALEKKPELRYQQASVLKTQVETIAESPSGSSGRNDGQFDSALEPEHNPYATVWPKWMSVTTVRDGRPLVRWSGVWIGLAILGAVGWGVTVAVNALFFGSRPVSDWVFLMPLLMAAGYLAWRIHWNLERLQHRLRSRAGQSPKAHTTQSEIGIPAGGATASSPSAPLPIKSPLVRVVEAWFNLTLTSPLAEKLINVSSLGFFASLGFLSLLGFLPLPGWQRCFGFSGFFGFAGFFGLIGVAFMVEFAERRKAKSATAPGSSSPDWWLWAPAQSSLVREICGHLTDAEKSEATKRRFLFGIWNAMTFFGPFFSVMFLPSPLGWIFGGAMLVIGLSFYPLWRRMEREFLYSTIWARQQGIQLEQLKGGARPRHIGLFVAAALLVLLIAGGFLGYQLLHSPKPAGPEAVALGFGPVMEQVVDEMIDFDSGKLAKLPDSVTSANSMVANVLEALAWAEKTGMDAVKETSASFLGLGMKVETLHGETWENVTPDQLARTLATTKPKTTQAINPGKDSPATYAFQTREGGIGIMQVIGFTDKGVKLRYKLVR; encoded by the coding sequence ATGAATGCTGAAAAATCATGTCCGCATTGCGGGAAATCGGTATCTGCCAGCGCACTGCGCGGGCTATGCCCGGATTGTCTGCTCCAGGCCGCGTTGCCCACCGGCGATACCGGCGACCTGGAGGCAGACGCCGCGCCTTCCTTTGAGCCACCTTCACCCCAAGAGCTTGGGCAAAAATTTCCGCTATTGGAAATCGTGGAGTTGCTGGGACGCGGCGGGATGGGCGCGGTCTATAAGGCGCGGCAAAAACATCTGGATCGCGTGGTGGCGTTGAAAATCCTGCCGCCCAAGGTCGGGCAAGAACCCGCCTTTGCCGCCCGGTTTGAGCGCGAGGCACGGGCGCTGGCCAAGCTCACGCATCCCAACATCGTCACGCTTTACGAATTCGGCCAGGCGGAGGGTTTGTATTATTTCCTGATGGAGTATGTGGATGGCGTCAATCTGAGCCAATTACTCCAAGCCGGACGCCTGGCACCGAAGGCGGCGCTGGCCATCGTACCGCATATTTGCGAGGCGCTGCAATATGCCCACGATCAGGGGATCGTGCATCGCGACATCAAACCGGGGAACATCCTGTTGGGCAAAAACGGCCAGGTGAAAATCGCGGATTTCGGTGTGGCCAAACTGATGGGCGCCGATCCCCTCACTCCGCCCCTCGCCCCCATTGGGGGAGCGGGGGGCCGCAGGACGGGTGAGGGGGAACCCCCTATGCTTACGGATGCGGGAAAAATCATAGGGACGCCACACTATATGGCGCCCGAGCAGACGAATAATCCGCAAGAAGTGGATCACCGGGCCGACATCTACTCCCTGGGGGTGGTCTTCTACCAGATGCTTACCGGCGAACTGCCGGGCAAGACCATCGAACCGCCATCAAAGAAGGTTCACATGGATGTGCGTCTGGATGAGGTTGTTCTGCGCGCATTGGAAAAGAAACCCGAACTCCGTTATCAGCAAGCCAGCGTGCTCAAGACGCAGGTGGAGACGATTGCGGAGTCGCCGTCAGGCAGTAGCGGGCGTAACGACGGTCAATTTGATTCCGCCCTTGAACCGGAGCATAATCCGTACGCTACCGTGTGGCCAAAGTGGATGAGCGTCACGACCGTTCGTGACGGACGGCCACTGGTTCGGTGGTCTGGGGTGTGGATCGGCCTGGCCATCCTCGGCGCGGTTGGCTGGGGTGTGACCGTGGCGGTCAACGCGCTCTTCTTTGGCAGTCGTCCAGTTTCGGATTGGGTGTTTTTGATGCCGCTGCTCATGGCGGCTGGGTATCTGGCTTGGCGAATCCACTGGAACCTTGAACGGCTCCAGCACCGGCTACGTTCCCGCGCGGGGCAATCGCCGAAGGCGCATACTACACAATCAGAAATCGGAATTCCGGCCGGCGGCGCGACCGCCAGCTCACCCAGCGCGCCGCTCCCGATCAAATCGCCGCTGGTTCGCGTGGTCGAAGCTTGGTTCAACCTGACGCTCACGTCACCGCTGGCGGAGAAGTTAATCAACGTCTCCTCGCTTGGATTTTTTGCCAGCTTGGGCTTTCTGAGTTTGCTGGGCTTTCTGCCATTGCCAGGCTGGCAACGGTGCTTTGGGTTTTCCGGTTTCTTCGGCTTCGCCGGTTTCTTTGGCTTGATTGGCGTCGCGTTCATGGTCGAATTCGCGGAACGGCGCAAAGCGAAATCAGCGACTGCGCCGGGGAGTTCCAGCCCGGATTGGTGGCTGTGGGCTCCCGCCCAATCGTCACTCGTTCGGGAAATTTGCGGACACCTGACCGACGCGGAGAAAAGCGAAGCCACCAAACGGAGATTCTTGTTCGGCATCTGGAATGCGATGACGTTTTTTGGACCGTTCTTCAGTGTCATGTTTTTGCCCAGTCCGCTGGGGTGGATCTTCGGTGGCGCCATGTTGGTCATCGGTCTGTCCTTCTACCCATTGTGGCGGAGAATGGAGCGGGAGTTCCTTTACTCCACGATTTGGGCGCGGCAACAAGGCATCCAACTCGAGCAACTCAAAGGCGGCGCGCGCCCACGGCACATCGGATTATTCGTGGCAGCAGCGCTGCTGGTGTTGTTGATCGCCGGCGGATTCCTCGGCTACCAGTTATTGCACTCCCCAAAGCCGGCCGGACCCGAAGCCGTTGCTTTGGGCTTTGGCCCGGTGATGGAGCAGGTGGTGGACGAGATGATTGATTTTGATTCGGGCAAGCTCGCCAAGCTTCCCGACTCGGTCACAAGTGCAAATTCCATGGTTGCGAATGTGCTGGAGGCTTTGGCTTGGGCGGAAAAAACAGGCATGGACGCGGTCAAGGAGACATCCGCCAGCTTTCTGGGCCTGGGCATGAAAGTCGAAACGCTGCACGGTGAAACGTGGGAAAACGTCACACCCGATCAATTGGCCCGAACGCTGGCCACCACGAAACCAAAGACCACCCAGGCAATCAATCCCGGCAAGGATTCCCCGGCCACCTACGCATTCCAAACCCGCGAAGGCGGCATTGGCATCATGCAAGTCATCGGCTTCACCGACAAAGGAGTGAAGCTTCGCTACAAGCTGGTGAGGTAA
- a CDS encoding cytochrome d ubiquinol oxidase subunit II — protein sequence MLEIIVAICILLSLILYALTGGADFRGGMWDLLAAGPRAPRQRQAIAEAIDPIWEANHVWLILVLVVLFTGFPKAFAAMMTALNVPLTVMLIGIVLRGSAFIFRQYDSKSDAVQRRWSAMFGVACFITPFFQGVTIGALATGQIRVVNGQVVTGFFAGWLTPFALACGVFALGLFAFLAATYLTLDTKQQLDLQNDFRRRALWSGVALMPIAFVVLLLSKQDAPVMFHCLTRWWAPVLLAATCLLALATMMALWQRQFVWARIAVGGQVTMILVGWSLAQYPYLVTPDVTVANAHAPETTLRLLILALAVGAVVLVPSLAFLFHIFKGKESQI from the coding sequence ATGCTTGAAATAATTGTTGCCATTTGCATTTTGCTATCGCTGATCCTATATGCCCTCACGGGCGGCGCGGATTTTCGTGGTGGCATGTGGGATCTGCTGGCGGCGGGCCCGCGCGCCCCGCGGCAAAGACAGGCAATCGCCGAAGCCATCGACCCCATTTGGGAAGCCAACCATGTCTGGCTTATTCTCGTCCTGGTGGTTCTATTCACCGGTTTTCCGAAAGCGTTCGCGGCGATGATGACCGCGCTGAACGTTCCGCTGACGGTGATGCTCATTGGCATCGTGCTGCGCGGATCCGCTTTCATTTTTCGCCAATACGACTCCAAATCGGACGCGGTGCAACGCCGCTGGAGCGCAATGTTCGGCGTCGCCTGCTTTATTACCCCGTTTTTTCAAGGCGTTACCATCGGCGCGTTGGCCACGGGGCAGATTCGCGTCGTGAATGGTCAAGTCGTCACTGGCTTCTTCGCAGGCTGGCTGACCCCGTTCGCCCTTGCCTGTGGGGTATTCGCCCTCGGACTGTTTGCCTTTCTGGCGGCCACTTACTTGACCCTCGATACGAAGCAGCAGCTTGACTTGCAAAATGATTTTCGCCGGCGGGCACTTTGGTCGGGGGTGGCATTGATGCCAATCGCGTTTGTGGTCCTTCTCCTTTCCAAGCAAGACGCACCGGTCATGTTCCATTGCCTGACCCGCTGGTGGGCCCCGGTGCTGCTCGCGGCGACGTGCCTGCTCGCCTTGGCCACGATGATGGCGCTGTGGCAGCGACAGTTTGTGTGGGCGCGCATAGCGGTCGGCGGACAGGTTACTATGATTCTCGTGGGGTGGAGTTTGGCTCAATATCCTTATCTTGTTACGCCGGATGTTACCGTCGCGAATGCACACGCACCAGAAACCACGTTGCGTTTGCTGATCCTGGCATTGGCTGTTGGTGCAGTGGTGTTAGTACCATCTTTGGCGTTCCTATTCCATATCTTTAAGGGCAAAGAGAGCCAAATATGA
- a CDS encoding cytochrome ubiquinol oxidase subunit I, whose translation MSDFFFARSQMAMSLAFHIIFAALGIGMPLLMAIAEGVYLRTRQPVYLELSKRWARGTAILFAVGAVSGTVLSFELGLLWPGFMEKAGAIIGMPFSLEGFAFFTEAIFIGVYLYGWNRLSPFLHWLSGVVVAVSGIFSGIFVVTANAWMNAPTGFKMAAGRITEIDPIAAMLNPASFHEVLHMTLAAFVATGFAVAAVHAFFLLRDRHSLFHRSALGIALAVACVSIPLQILSGDFSARTVGRLQPAKLAAMEAHYRTQMGAPLLVGGIPDDATRTTSYALRIPRGLSFLLTDNPDAKVVGLEEFPQDDWPNVRMVHWSFDLMVAAGMAMLALAVWAGWLWWKCRPLAGHPWLLRALVAAGPLGFVAIETGWVVTEVGRQPWIIYGVMRTEAAVTPMPGLVVPFVTFTVLYVYLAFVVIFVLRRQFLPPPPTISATPTT comes from the coding sequence ATGAGTGATTTCTTTTTTGCCCGTTCGCAGATGGCCATGTCCCTGGCCTTCCATATTATCTTCGCGGCGCTGGGCATCGGGATGCCGCTGCTCATGGCGATTGCGGAGGGAGTGTATCTCCGCACCCGGCAGCCGGTGTATCTCGAACTCAGCAAACGCTGGGCGCGCGGCACAGCCATTCTGTTCGCGGTGGGCGCGGTGTCCGGCACCGTGCTGTCCTTCGAACTCGGTTTGTTGTGGCCGGGTTTTATGGAAAAGGCCGGTGCGATCATCGGCATGCCCTTTTCCCTGGAAGGCTTCGCCTTCTTCACCGAAGCCATTTTTATAGGGGTGTATCTCTATGGCTGGAACCGACTCTCGCCCTTCTTGCACTGGCTTTCGGGGGTCGTCGTCGCTGTTAGTGGCATCTTTTCCGGCATATTCGTGGTGACGGCCAATGCGTGGATGAATGCGCCCACGGGCTTCAAGATGGCGGCGGGCAGGATTACCGAGATTGACCCGATCGCGGCCATGTTGAATCCGGCCAGCTTTCATGAAGTCCTGCACATGACGCTGGCAGCCTTTGTGGCCACGGGCTTCGCCGTGGCGGCCGTGCACGCCTTCTTCCTGTTGCGCGACCGGCACAGCCTTTTCCATCGGAGCGCATTGGGCATTGCCTTGGCCGTTGCTTGCGTCAGCATCCCGCTGCAAATCTTGAGCGGCGATTTTAGCGCCCGCACCGTGGGCAGGCTGCAACCGGCCAAGCTCGCGGCAATGGAGGCGCATTATCGGACGCAAATGGGAGCGCCTCTGCTCGTCGGTGGCATTCCGGACGATGCGACGCGTACGACCTCTTATGCGCTCCGTATTCCGCGCGGCTTGAGTTTCCTGCTCACCGACAACCCTGACGCCAAGGTCGTAGGTCTTGAAGAGTTTCCCCAAGACGACTGGCCTAACGTGCGCATGGTTCATTGGTCGTTCGACCTCATGGTTGCCGCCGGAATGGCGATGCTGGCTTTGGCCGTATGGGCCGGTTGGCTCTGGTGGAAGTGCCGACCGCTGGCTGGGCACCCGTGGCTGTTGCGCGCGTTGGTGGCCGCCGGACCGTTGGGATTTGTGGCGATTGAAACCGGCTGGGTCGTAACCGAAGTCGGGCGCCAACCTTGGATTATTTACGGTGTGATGCGAACGGAAGCCGCCGTCACGCCGATGCCGGGGCTGGTCGTGCCGTTCGTCACTTTTACGGTGTTGTACGTTTACCTCGCCTTCGTCGTTATATTTGTTTTGCGTCGCCAGTTTTTGCCGCCGCCCCCGACCATTTCTGCAACACCAACGACGTGA
- a CDS encoding alpha/beta hydrolase — MNTITTEDGTQIYYKDWGAGQPVMFSHGWPLSSDSWEAQMLFLAANGYRCIAHDRRGHGRSSQPWNGNEMNTYADDLATLMDTLDLKNSVLIGFSAGGGEVARYIGRHGTKRVAKVALISAVPPLMLKTVANPGGLPIEVFEKIRLGCAADRSQFYRDLASGPFFGANRPGAKVSQGMIDSFWLQGMQAGHKNAFDCIKAFSETDFTEDLIKFDVPTLIIHGDDDQIVPIGASALASSKLIQNSTLKVYAGAPHGLTDTHKKQLNADLLAFLDTDRRVGAIS, encoded by the coding sequence ATGAATACGATTACCACCGAAGACGGCACACAAATCTACTACAAGGACTGGGGCGCAGGTCAGCCCGTCATGTTCAGTCACGGGTGGCCGTTGAGTTCAGACAGTTGGGAGGCTCAAATGCTCTTCTTGGCGGCCAACGGCTATCGCTGCATCGCACATGACCGTCGAGGCCACGGCCGATCCAGTCAACCCTGGAATGGCAATGAAATGAACACCTACGCCGATGACCTTGCAACCTTGATGGACACGTTGGACCTGAAGAACTCCGTCCTGATCGGATTCTCCGCCGGCGGTGGCGAAGTAGCCCGTTATATCGGACGCCACGGCACGAAACGGGTGGCAAAGGTGGCGTTGATTTCCGCCGTCCCGCCGTTGATGCTGAAGACGGTCGCCAACCCCGGCGGCTTGCCGATAGAGGTGTTCGAAAAGATTCGCCTCGGCTGTGCCGCCGACCGCTCGCAATTCTACCGGGATCTCGCCAGTGGCCCGTTCTTCGGGGCCAACCGGCCTGGCGCCAAGGTCTCGCAAGGCATGATCGACTCGTTCTGGCTCCAGGGGATGCAAGCCGGTCACAAGAACGCCTTCGACTGCATCAAAGCGTTCTCCGAGACCGACTTCACCGAAGACCTCATAAAGTTCGATGTCCCGACGCTTATCATTCACGGTGACGACGACCAGATTGTACCGATCGGCGCGTCGGCTCTGGCCTCATCAAAACTCATCCAGAACTCGACCCTGAAGGTATATGCCGGAGCACCCCACGGCCTTACCGACACACACAAGAAACAACTCAACGCGGATCTTTTGGCCTTTCTGGATACTGATAGACGTGTTGGCGCAATATCTTGA
- a CDS encoding catalase family protein: MNHQPGRIALGEEYIPDGEEAQINQLVALHRDVQEKADRKHAPVPRGQHPKQHGLVRAQFIVEPNLPANLRHGVFSQPQTFQALIRFSNGRGQNDNQPDAHGMAIKLLGVEGGKVLETEPAAPTQDFIMIDHPIFFVKDVNDYVPLMKDFHRVATGNFVTKGFTGLKILLSPNYKFRLLRATGSKRPDSPLQIRYWSTTPSKLGPGAMKFSARPNLVGTPAAPKSNSKDKLRLALSSHLKQHEAVFDFLVQVQTDPVTMPVEDPTIAWDETAAPFVQVATIRIPIQSFESSAQMEFGENLSFNPWHSVADLRPLGGINRARKSIYEAISARRHELNGVPQEEPLR; the protein is encoded by the coding sequence ATGAACCATCAACCGGGCCGCATTGCTCTCGGTGAGGAATACATCCCCGACGGCGAGGAGGCGCAAATCAATCAGCTTGTCGCCCTCCACCGCGATGTTCAGGAAAAAGCCGATCGCAAACACGCACCGGTCCCGCGTGGCCAACATCCGAAGCAGCATGGCCTGGTCCGGGCGCAGTTCATCGTTGAGCCCAACCTCCCCGCAAACCTCCGCCACGGAGTGTTCAGCCAGCCGCAGACCTTTCAAGCCCTGATTCGGTTTTCGAATGGCCGGGGTCAGAACGACAACCAACCGGATGCGCACGGCATGGCGATCAAGTTGCTTGGCGTCGAAGGCGGGAAGGTCCTCGAAACCGAGCCAGCCGCGCCGACCCAGGACTTCATCATGATCGATCATCCGATCTTCTTTGTTAAAGACGTGAATGATTACGTCCCGCTTATGAAGGACTTCCACCGTGTCGCCACCGGTAATTTCGTCACCAAGGGTTTTACTGGCCTCAAGATACTGCTCTCGCCGAATTACAAATTCCGCCTCCTGCGCGCGACCGGCAGCAAGCGCCCCGACAGCCCGCTCCAGATTCGCTACTGGAGCACCACGCCCTCCAAGCTCGGCCCCGGCGCGATGAAATTTTCCGCGCGCCCCAACCTCGTCGGCACACCCGCCGCACCGAAATCCAACTCCAAAGACAAGCTTCGGCTCGCGCTGTCCTCACACCTGAAGCAACACGAAGCGGTCTTCGATTTTTTGGTCCAAGTTCAGACCGACCCGGTCACGATGCCCGTGGAAGATCCAACCATCGCCTGGGATGAAACCGCCGCTCCCTTTGTCCAGGTCGCCACGATTCGCATCCCCATTCAGTCCTTCGAATCAAGCGCGCAAATGGAATTTGGCGAAAATCTCAGTTTCAATCCCTGGCACTCGGTGGCCGACCTCCGCCCGCTCGGCGGCATCAACCGCGCGCGCAAAAGCATCTACGAAGCCATCTCCGCCCGCCGCCACGAACTCAACGGTGTGCCGCAGGAAGAGCCCTTACGGTAA